In Abyssibacter profundi, a single window of DNA contains:
- a CDS encoding TetR/AcrR family transcriptional regulator — translation MARIRNQEAYHDTRSKLLNVGMNLIRAGSYESVGINDVLRASGVPKGSFYHYFQSKEEFGLEVANHYHDQQLQTAKHVLQNSTQPPFERLITFFRLAYKDFEARGFSHGCLMCNLSTELADQTPAFRALLKKHWHALCTQIASCIKGMDKSELGLEHLSDAEAGDWLLNSWSGALTRMKAVGNGEPLRLFVKTTFNEVI, via the coding sequence ATGGCACGCATTAGAAACCAAGAGGCCTACCATGACACGCGCTCCAAATTACTGAATGTCGGCATGAATCTAATCCGAGCCGGTAGTTATGAGAGTGTCGGCATCAATGATGTACTAAGGGCAAGCGGCGTCCCCAAGGGTTCCTTCTATCACTATTTTCAGAGCAAAGAGGAATTTGGCCTCGAAGTAGCCAATCACTACCACGACCAGCAGCTACAGACCGCAAAGCATGTACTTCAGAACTCAACGCAGCCACCTTTCGAAAGACTGATCACCTTCTTCCGATTGGCCTACAAAGACTTCGAGGCCAGAGGGTTCTCTCATGGCTGTCTCATGTGCAACCTCTCTACGGAGCTCGCCGATCAGACTCCAGCTTTTCGGGCATTGCTCAAGAAGCATTGGCATGCACTCTGTACACAGATCGCCTCTTGTATTAAGGGGATGGATAAATCAGAACTCGGCCTTGAACACCTCAGCGATGCAGAGGCCGGTGATTGGCTCCTCAATTCTTGGAGCGGCGCGCTCACACGAATGAAAGCTGTCGGAAATGGCGAGCCGCTTCGACTTTTTGTCAAGACAACATTCAATGAGGTGATCTAG